From the Martelella mediterranea DSM 17316 genome, one window contains:
- a CDS encoding indolepyruvate oxidoreductase subunit beta family protein, translating into MMMTDIAALSADKPFSIAILAMGGQGGGVLADWIVHLAESQGWVAQTTSVPGVAQRTGATIYYLELIKPREGAMPILSLMPTPGDVDVVIAAELMEAGRSVMRGLVTPEKTLLIASTHRSFAVGEKEKPGDGIGNPETVVDATDFAARKSIAFDMDTLAVKNGSVISSSMFGAFAASKALPFSKEAYEETIKAGGRGVAASLKAFEAAYNRALQGENDKVSATPAKRLDALPETAGHPALDRLVNRIRAEFPEVAHAMLFAGVKKLTDFQDPAYADEYLTRMAALLAADRANGGEAKDFAFTVAAAKYVAVAMAYDDVVRVADLKVRGTRFERVHNEVGVKDGQILYMTEYMHPRMDEVCGTLPKGLGLWIEGRPKLFSWLDRRVNKGRRVKTGTLFWFSSLYLLSAMRRIRRGSLRHFREAEHREAWLETALAVLPTNYDLAVEVIATRRLVKGYSDTHARGLSKFDRVLSAVPMLQPREDGADWLRRLRQAALIDESGIALDGALKTVATL; encoded by the coding sequence ATGATGATGACCGATATCGCGGCGCTTTCCGCCGACAAGCCGTTCTCGATCGCGATCCTCGCCATGGGCGGGCAGGGCGGCGGCGTTCTCGCCGACTGGATCGTGCACCTGGCCGAAAGCCAGGGCTGGGTGGCCCAGACCACCTCCGTGCCGGGTGTTGCCCAGCGTACGGGTGCGACGATCTACTATCTCGAGCTGATCAAGCCGCGCGAGGGCGCGATGCCGATCCTGTCGCTGATGCCGACGCCGGGCGATGTCGATGTCGTGATTGCGGCGGAACTGATGGAGGCCGGCCGCTCGGTGATGCGCGGTCTGGTGACGCCGGAAAAGACGCTGCTGATCGCCTCCACCCATCGCTCCTTTGCCGTTGGGGAGAAGGAAAAGCCGGGCGATGGCATCGGCAATCCCGAAACCGTGGTCGATGCCACAGATTTCGCCGCCCGCAAGTCCATCGCCTTCGATATGGATACGCTGGCGGTCAAGAACGGCAGCGTGATCTCCTCATCGATGTTCGGCGCATTCGCCGCCTCCAAGGCGCTGCCGTTTTCCAAGGAAGCCTATGAGGAAACCATCAAGGCCGGCGGACGCGGCGTTGCCGCCAGCCTCAAGGCCTTCGAGGCGGCTTACAATCGCGCCCTTCAGGGCGAAAACGACAAGGTGTCGGCAACGCCGGCAAAGCGGCTCGACGCCCTTCCCGAAACGGCCGGCCATCCCGCGCTCGACAGGCTGGTGAACCGCATCCGCGCCGAGTTCCCGGAGGTCGCCCATGCCATGCTCTTTGCCGGGGTGAAGAAGCTCACAGATTTTCAGGACCCGGCCTATGCCGATGAATATCTGACCCGCATGGCAGCCCTCCTTGCCGCCGACCGCGCTAATGGCGGCGAGGCGAAGGACTTTGCCTTCACGGTGGCCGCGGCCAAATATGTCGCCGTCGCCATGGCCTATGACGATGTCGTGCGGGTCGCCGATCTGAAAGTGCGCGGCACCCGTTTCGAACGCGTCCATAACGAGGTTGGCGTCAAGGACGGCCAGATCCTCTACATGACGGAATATATGCATCCGCGCATGGACGAAGTCTGCGGCACGCTGCCGAAAGGGCTCGGGCTCTGGATCGAGGGGCGGCCGAAGCTGTTCTCATGGCTCGATCGTCGCGTCAACAAGGGCAGGCGGGTGAAGACCGGCACGCTGTTCTGGTTCTCCTCGCTCTATCTTCTCTCCGCCATGCGCCGTATCCGCCGCGGCAGCCTGCGCCATTTCCGCGAGGCGGAGCACCGCGAGGCCTGGCTCGAAACCGCGCTCGCCGTGCTGCCCACCAATTACGACCTCGCCGTGGAAGTGATCGCCACCCGCCGTCTGGTCAAGGGCTACTCGGACACTCATGCCCGCGGCCTGTCGAAATTCGACCGCGTGCTCTCCGCCGTGCCGATGCTGCAACCGCGCGAGGACGGCGCCGACTGGTTGCGCCGCCTGCGCCAGGCCGCCCTGATCGATGAGAGCGGCATTGCCCTCGATGGCGCGCTCAAGACCGTGGCGACACTCTAA
- a CDS encoding indolepyruvate ferredoxin oxidoreductase subunit alpha: MAERSFAREVEDLKLGEGDIFRGEGILAITKALLQSGVSYVGGYQGSPISHLMDVLADAKDVMADLGVHFESSASEAAAAAMLSASVMYPVRGAVTWKSTAGTNVASDALSNLSSGGVTGGALVIIGEDFGEGSSIMQERSHAFAMKSQMWLLTPRPNLPSIVDAVEKGFELSEASNTPVMLQVGIRSCHVHGQFAAKDNKRPAFTLREALENPKRDVSRIVLPPASFQHEKEKLEKRWPAAIEFVKQNRLNEYFGPTEGEVGIIMQGGLYNNAMRALQQLGLADVYGNARVPIYCMNVAYPMIDEEVIDFCAGKKAVVMLEEGAPEYIEQALHTLMRRRDLQTKVSGKDILPLGGEYTTPVLVNGLSAFFEAYAPQILGNRPPVPDAGPVLADPKVKALAEVVPPRPAGFCTGCPERPIFAAMKLVEKELGEHHVSADIGCHLFSILPPFNIGGTTMGYGLGPASASAFNVESDKRSISVMGDGGFWHNGLATSVGNAVFNKQDGVILVVDNYYSAATGGQDILSSRANNARRKTNNSIVDAVKGVGAKWVRQIDRTYDVAKMRDTLREALTTKEEGPKIIVASSECMLNKQRRVKPQFAKAVKDGKRMVKERFGVDEDVCTGDHACIRLSGCPSLSVKHTDDPLKDDPVAAIDNSCVGCGNCGEVSEAAVLCPSFYRADVIHNPTGWDRFVHRVRAAVIGWLQNRRQSRRIVFAE, from the coding sequence ATGGCAGAACGGTCGTTCGCACGCGAGGTCGAGGACCTGAAACTGGGCGAGGGCGATATCTTCCGGGGCGAGGGTATTCTGGCCATCACCAAGGCGCTGCTGCAGTCCGGCGTCTCCTATGTCGGGGGCTATCAAGGCTCGCCGATTTCGCATCTGATGGATGTGCTGGCCGATGCCAAGGATGTGATGGCCGATCTCGGCGTGCACTTCGAATCCTCGGCCTCCGAGGCTGCCGCCGCCGCCATGCTCTCGGCCTCGGTGATGTATCCGGTGCGCGGCGCGGTGACGTGGAAGTCGACGGCGGGCACGAATGTCGCCTCCGATGCGCTCTCCAATCTCTCCTCCGGCGGCGTCACCGGCGGCGCGCTGGTGATCATCGGCGAGGATTTCGGCGAGGGCTCGTCGATCATGCAGGAACGCAGCCATGCCTTCGCGATGAAATCGCAGATGTGGCTGCTGACGCCGCGCCCCAACCTGCCCTCGATCGTCGATGCGGTCGAAAAGGGTTTCGAACTGTCCGAGGCATCCAACACGCCGGTCATGCTGCAGGTCGGCATTCGCTCCTGCCATGTCCACGGCCAGTTTGCCGCCAAGGACAACAAGCGCCCGGCCTTCACGCTTCGCGAGGCGCTGGAAAACCCGAAGCGTGATGTCAGCCGCATCGTGCTCCCGCCGGCAAGCTTCCAGCATGAGAAGGAAAAGCTGGAGAAGCGCTGGCCGGCCGCGATCGAGTTCGTGAAGCAGAACCGGCTCAACGAATATTTCGGACCGACCGAGGGCGAGGTCGGCATCATCATGCAGGGCGGGCTCTACAACAACGCCATGCGCGCCCTGCAGCAGCTCGGCCTTGCCGATGTCTACGGCAATGCAAGGGTGCCGATCTACTGCATGAATGTCGCCTATCCGATGATCGACGAGGAGGTCATCGACTTCTGCGCCGGCAAGAAGGCGGTGGTCATGCTGGAGGAGGGCGCGCCGGAATATATCGAGCAGGCGCTGCACACGCTGATGCGCCGCCGCGATCTCCAGACGAAGGTTTCGGGCAAGGATATCCTGCCGCTCGGCGGCGAATACACCACGCCCGTGCTGGTCAACGGGCTCTCGGCCTTCTTCGAGGCGTATGCCCCGCAGATCCTCGGCAACCGCCCGCCGGTGCCCGATGCCGGCCCGGTGCTTGCCGATCCCAAGGTCAAGGCGCTGGCCGAGGTCGTGCCGCCGCGCCCGGCCGGTTTCTGCACCGGCTGTCCCGAACGGCCGATCTTCGCGGCGATGAAGCTCGTCGAGAAGGAACTCGGCGAGCATCACGTCTCCGCCGATATCGGCTGTCACCTGTTTTCGATCCTGCCGCCCTTCAATATCGGCGGCACCACCATGGGCTACGGCCTCGGGCCGGCGTCCGCCTCGGCCTTCAACGTCGAATCCGACAAGCGCTCGATCTCGGTGATGGGCGATGGCGGGTTCTGGCACAACGGGCTTGCCACCTCCGTCGGCAATGCCGTGTTCAACAAGCAGGACGGCGTTATCCTGGTGGTCGACAATTATTATTCGGCGGCCACCGGCGGGCAGGACATTCTCTCCTCCCGCGCCAATAATGCGCGCCGCAAGACCAACAATTCGATCGTCGATGCGGTCAAGGGCGTCGGCGCCAAATGGGTGCGCCAGATCGACCGCACCTATGATGTCGCCAAGATGCGCGACACGCTGCGCGAAGCGTTGACGACCAAGGAGGAGGGCCCGAAGATCATCGTCGCCTCGTCCGAATGCATGCTGAACAAGCAGCGCCGCGTGAAGCCGCAATTCGCCAAGGCGGTGAAGGACGGCAAGCGCATGGTCAAGGAACGCTTCGGCGTCGACGAGGATGTGTGCACCGGCGATCACGCCTGTATCCGGCTGTCGGGCTGTCCGTCGCTTTCGGTCAAGCACACCGACGATCCGCTGAAGGACGATCCGGTGGCGGCGATCGACAATTCCTGCGTCGGCTGCGGCAATTGCGGCGAGGTTTCGGAGGCGGCGGTTCTCTGTCCCTCCTTCTACCGCGCCGATGTCATCCATAACCCGACCGGCTGGGACCGCTTCGTCCACCGCGTCCGCGCCGCCGTGATCGGCTGGCTGCAGAACCGCCGCCAGTCCCGCCGCATCGTTTTTGCCGAGTAG
- a CDS encoding ABC transporter substrate-binding protein: MTTFTRRQTLGLGAAALVSGILAGRLPVNAAETDTLTIAFNVNLPSFDPTVGASAVNPTIQAIYRSIFSQFIGQKTDLSFEPGILTDWGWNEDKTKVWMDVREGVTWHDGSPLTPEDVVWSLERAANPETGNPIQFVWSTIGNFSVDGNKVTADVLRFEPTLFMWMAFLTGYVMPKAYYEKVGAEGFEKAPIGSGPYMVEEYEGNAFLKLKAYPGYYGDKPAFDTVIFKFVPDTTSRVAEIESGSSDVTLEIPYEEYDRLIAKPGLSGVAEPVSDIGMIFLNNIDVMNDKNVRLAANYAINKQAIIDRLLSGYGVPLDTLEAPEYSAFDPDIKIPYDPDLAVKLLAESGYSTDNPVKFTIQTTRGLKPKDYEMIQAIVGMWRKVGIEADIEVYEIAKHYELRAADQLAPAAFYNWGNAIGDPTTSTGFAMFGPSPHSVWNTDDLDGMIGPLWGEMDEEKRIEGWKAVSKYIAEQGYVIPLLQYVQPIVFKDTLTVEPNLSGALQPTLVAPK, translated from the coding sequence ATGACGACATTCACCCGTCGCCAGACACTTGGCCTTGGCGCAGCCGCACTCGTCTCAGGCATTCTCGCGGGCCGCTTGCCGGTCAACGCGGCCGAGACCGACACGCTTACCATCGCATTCAACGTCAACCTGCCGTCCTTCGACCCGACCGTCGGCGCATCCGCCGTCAATCCGACGATCCAGGCGATCTACCGGTCGATCTTCAGCCAGTTCATCGGCCAGAAGACGGACCTTTCCTTCGAGCCCGGCATCCTGACCGACTGGGGCTGGAACGAGGACAAAACCAAGGTGTGGATGGACGTGCGCGAGGGCGTGACCTGGCACGACGGCTCGCCCCTTACGCCGGAAGACGTGGTCTGGTCGCTGGAGCGCGCCGCCAATCCCGAGACCGGCAACCCGATCCAGTTCGTCTGGTCGACCATCGGCAATTTCTCGGTAGACGGCAACAAGGTCACCGCCGACGTGCTGCGCTTCGAGCCGACGCTGTTCATGTGGATGGCGTTCCTCACCGGCTATGTCATGCCGAAGGCCTATTACGAAAAGGTCGGTGCGGAAGGCTTCGAGAAGGCCCCGATCGGCTCCGGCCCCTATATGGTCGAGGAATATGAGGGTAACGCCTTCCTCAAGCTCAAGGCCTATCCCGGCTATTACGGCGACAAGCCCGCCTTCGACACCGTCATCTTCAAATTCGTGCCGGATACGACGAGCCGCGTTGCCGAGATCGAATCCGGCTCCTCCGACGTCACGCTGGAAATTCCCTATGAGGAATATGACCGCCTGATCGCCAAGCCCGGCCTTTCCGGCGTGGCCGAGCCGGTCTCCGATATCGGCATGATCTTCCTCAACAATATCGACGTGATGAACGACAAGAATGTGCGTCTTGCCGCCAATTACGCGATCAACAAGCAGGCGATCATCGACCGGCTGCTGTCGGGCTACGGCGTGCCGCTCGACACGCTGGAAGCGCCGGAATATTCGGCCTTCGATCCCGATATCAAGATACCCTACGACCCAGATCTCGCCGTCAAGCTGCTGGCGGAGTCCGGCTATTCCACCGATAATCCGGTGAAGTTCACGATCCAGACCACGCGCGGGCTGAAGCCCAAGGATTACGAGATGATCCAGGCGATCGTCGGCATGTGGCGCAAGGTCGGCATCGAGGCCGATATCGAGGTCTACGAGATCGCCAAGCATTACGAGCTGCGCGCCGCCGACCAGTTGGCGCCCGCCGCCTTCTACAACTGGGGCAATGCGATCGGCGATCCCACCACCTCGACCGGCTTTGCCATGTTCGGCCCGTCGCCGCATTCGGTCTGGAACACCGACGACCTCGACGGCATGATCGGCCCGCTCTGGGGCGAGATGGATGAGGAAAAGCGCATCGAGGGCTGGAAGGCCGTCAGCAAATACATCGCCGAACAAGGCTATGTCATCCCACTGCTGCAATATGTCCAGCCAATCGTGTTCAAGGACACGCTGACGGTGGAGCCGAACCTTTCGGGCGCGCTGCAGCCGACGCTGGTCGCGCCGAAGTAA
- a CDS encoding ABC transporter permease, whose product MSFTGIFNRAVMAAVTLFGVAVIVFCLLRIVPGDPIAMMISPGASADDILALRVKYGLDSSIPVQFGVWIREMLTGDFGTSISLKRPVLSLLMERLPATLELAFAALVFGVIGGGLIAILATLARRTPLESVIDVLNGLFLAVPDFVWALLLVLALGVAIPIFPTSGRVDPSLSGDFATNFYLIESLVTLRFSLFFNVLSHMVMPVLALGLPLAAVIIRTLKEALNEAMLQDYVLLARLKGMSETRLVVQETLRNAIGPTLTLTGVQFTFMIGGTVIVERIFSYPGIGNMAIDAVINRDLPLIQGIVLMFGLTFVLINIAIDLAGNFFNPRLKHG is encoded by the coding sequence ATGTCTTTCACCGGAATTTTCAACCGGGCCGTGATGGCGGCCGTGACGCTTTTCGGCGTCGCGGTTATCGTCTTCTGTCTGCTCAGGATCGTTCCGGGCGATCCGATCGCGATGATGATCTCGCCGGGCGCCTCCGCCGACGATATCCTGGCGCTCCGGGTCAAATACGGGCTCGATTCCAGCATTCCCGTCCAGTTCGGCGTGTGGATACGCGAAATGCTGACGGGCGATTTCGGCACCTCGATCTCGCTCAAGCGCCCGGTGCTGTCGCTGCTCATGGAGCGCCTGCCGGCAACGCTGGAACTGGCCTTCGCCGCGCTGGTCTTCGGCGTGATCGGCGGCGGGCTGATCGCGATCCTCGCCACCCTTGCCCGCCGCACACCGCTGGAATCGGTCATCGACGTGCTGAACGGGCTGTTTCTCGCCGTTCCGGATTTCGTCTGGGCGCTGCTTCTGGTGCTGGCGCTCGGCGTCGCTATACCGATCTTCCCGACATCGGGACGAGTCGATCCCTCGCTTTCGGGCGATTTCGCCACCAATTTCTATCTGATCGAAAGCCTCGTCACCCTGCGCTTTTCGCTGTTCTTCAATGTGCTGTCCCACATGGTGATGCCGGTGCTGGCGCTCGGCCTGCCGCTGGCCGCCGTGATCATCCGCACGCTGAAGGAAGCGCTGAACGAGGCGATGCTGCAGGATTACGTGCTGCTGGCGCGGCTCAAGGGCATGTCGGAGACCCGGCTGGTGGTGCAGGAGACGCTCAGGAACGCGATCGGCCCGACGTTGACGCTGACCGGCGTGCAATTCACCTTCATGATCGGCGGCACGGTGATCGTGGAGAGAATATTTTCCTATCCCGGCATCGGCAATATGGCGATCGACGCGGTCATCAACCGCGACCTGCCGCTGATCCAGGGGATCGTGCTGATGTTCGGCCTGACCTTCGTGCTGATCAACATCGCCATCGACCTTGCCGGCAATTTCTTCAATCCGAGGCTCAAACATGGCTGA
- a CDS encoding ABC transporter permease codes for MLSALLAEQRVLWGGGIIALLFLIAIFAPLIAPHNPLEQDLMLSRIPPVTSPGAEPGYYLGTDDLGRDVLSRLIYGTRIALTVAVIAAGLAAILGSLLGLLAGWYGGWTDRVISRLVDIWMAFPPVLLSVLLVAVLGAGLHSVIAAIVIIDWTRFCRVVRAETIAQASMDYVTAARTVGFARMQILVKEIVPNIMPVFVALLSLEMGIAVVVEAILSFVGLSVSSDTPTWGGMIAAGRQTIHHTPWVLIAPLAMLLVTVLSFNQLGNGLRRALDPVMRR; via the coding sequence ATGCTGTCGGCGCTTCTCGCCGAACAGCGCGTGCTGTGGGGCGGCGGCATTATTGCCCTGCTGTTCCTGATCGCGATCTTCGCGCCGCTGATCGCCCCGCACAACCCGCTGGAGCAGGACCTGATGCTCTCGCGCATCCCGCCAGTGACATCGCCCGGCGCGGAGCCCGGCTATTATCTCGGCACCGACGATCTCGGCCGCGATGTGCTGTCTCGCCTGATCTACGGCACAAGGATCGCGCTGACCGTCGCCGTCATCGCCGCAGGCCTTGCGGCGATCCTCGGCTCGCTGCTCGGCCTGCTTGCCGGCTGGTACGGCGGCTGGACCGACCGGGTGATCTCGCGCCTCGTCGATATCTGGATGGCGTTCCCGCCGGTGCTGCTGTCGGTTCTGCTGGTGGCCGTGCTTGGCGCCGGGCTGCATTCGGTGATCGCCGCGATCGTGATCATCGACTGGACCCGCTTCTGTCGGGTGGTGCGCGCCGAAACCATCGCGCAGGCCAGCATGGACTATGTGACCGCCGCGCGCACCGTCGGCTTCGCGCGCATGCAGATCCTTGTCAAGGAGATCGTGCCCAATATCATGCCGGTCTTCGTCGCGCTTCTGAGCCTGGAAATGGGCATTGCCGTCGTGGTCGAGGCGATCCTCTCCTTCGTCGGCCTTTCTGTCTCATCCGACACGCCGACATGGGGCGGAATGATCGCGGCCGGCCGCCAGACCATCCATCATACGCCCTGGGTGCTGATTGCACCGCTCGCGATGCTGCTCGTGACCGTGCTTTCTTTCAACCAGCTCGGCAACGGCCTGCGCCGGGCGCTGGATCCGGTGATGCGCCGATGA
- a CDS encoding ABC transporter ATP-binding protein: MTLLTIDALSAVSLRDDNRPVLSDVSLTLEPGEVRGLVGESGAGKSTIAKALLAMLPATVKVTGGHIRFEGRDLLALPGRALREIMGNEITLIPQDPQTALNPGRRIEAQLTDGLRLKRGLSGSEARKVALAMLEEVYIRDPERVMRAYPHELSGGMRQRVLIAAAFAMRPKLVVADEPTTALDVTVQKQILRLIRQMQKAHGTAVLFVTHDLGVVAQICDSVTLLYAGRVIEQGRTTDVLTNPRHAYTRALIAAGPRYDRPDAGLEPVPDAVFAQLRAEIGEVSR; this comes from the coding sequence ATGACCCTCTTGACCATAGACGCGCTCAGCGCCGTTTCGCTGCGTGACGACAACCGCCCCGTGCTCTCCGACGTCTCGCTCACCCTTGAGCCCGGCGAGGTGCGCGGGCTGGTGGGCGAGAGCGGGGCCGGCAAGTCGACCATCGCCAAGGCGCTGCTCGCCATGCTGCCGGCAACGGTGAAGGTCACCGGCGGCCATATCCGCTTCGAGGGCCGGGACCTGCTGGCGCTGCCCGGCCGGGCGCTGCGCGAGATCATGGGCAACGAGATCACCCTGATCCCGCAGGACCCGCAGACGGCGCTGAACCCCGGCAGGCGGATCGAGGCGCAGCTCACCGACGGGCTCAGGCTGAAACGCGGCTTGAGCGGCAGCGAGGCCCGCAAGGTGGCGCTTGCCATGCTGGAAGAGGTCTATATCCGCGACCCGGAACGGGTGATGCGCGCCTATCCGCACGAGCTTTCCGGCGGCATGCGCCAGCGCGTACTGATCGCAGCAGCCTTTGCGATGCGGCCGAAACTGGTGGTCGCCGACGAGCCCACCACCGCGCTCGACGTCACGGTGCAAAAGCAGATCCTCCGCCTGATCCGCCAGATGCAGAAGGCCCATGGCACCGCCGTGCTGTTCGTCACCCACGATCTCGGCGTCGTCGCCCAGATATGCGACAGCGTCACGCTGCTCTATGCCGGGCGGGTGATCGAACAGGGCCGCACCACCGACGTTCTGACCAATCCCCGCCACGCCTATACGCGCGCTCTGATCGCGGCCGGTCCGCGCTATGACCGGCCCGATGCCGGACTTGAGCCGGTGCCCGACGCGGTTTTCGCGCAGTTGCGCGCCGAGATCGGGGAGGTTTCGCGATGA
- a CDS encoding ATP-binding cassette domain-containing protein, whose protein sequence is MTEPLLAATGIKVTYGAGTSLFGKKPGNTVLHGVDIAVAAGETVGIVGESGSGKTTLGRALLRLVDVADGEIRFDGQDITRLDDNAMRPLRRRMQMIFQDPMASLNPRHSIGRILGEPLILHGLAENRKAARDQAAAMLDRVSLPEEVLARSPHELSGGQRQRIGIARAALLRPDFVLADEIVSGLDVSTQAQVLNLLKALSREMGLAMAFISHDLSVIRAVCDRVYVMQFGKIVEHGPCAEVFDNPQSAYTRTLLDAIPLPEIDPDWLDRVAVDEA, encoded by the coding sequence ATGACTGAACCACTGCTTGCCGCGACCGGCATCAAGGTCACCTATGGCGCCGGCACATCCTTGTTCGGCAAGAAGCCGGGCAATACCGTGCTTCACGGCGTCGATATCGCGGTTGCCGCCGGCGAGACCGTCGGCATTGTCGGCGAGAGCGGGTCGGGCAAGACCACGCTCGGCCGCGCCCTGTTGCGCCTGGTCGATGTCGCCGATGGCGAAATCCGCTTCGACGGGCAGGACATCACGCGGCTGGATGACAATGCCATGCGCCCGCTTCGTCGACGCATGCAGATGATCTTCCAGGACCCGATGGCCTCGCTCAATCCGCGACATTCGATCGGCCGGATTCTGGGAGAACCGCTGATCCTCCACGGACTTGCCGAAAACCGGAAGGCGGCGCGCGATCAGGCAGCCGCCATGCTGGACCGCGTGTCGCTGCCGGAAGAGGTGCTGGCGCGCAGCCCGCACGAGCTTTCCGGCGGCCAGCGCCAGCGCATCGGCATCGCCCGCGCCGCCCTCCTGCGCCCGGATTTCGTGCTGGCCGACGAGATCGTCTCCGGCCTCGACGTTTCCACCCAGGCGCAGGTGCTGAACCTGTTGAAGGCGCTCAGCCGCGAGATGGGGCTTGCCATGGCCTTCATCAGCCACGATCTCTCGGTGATCCGCGCGGTCTGCGACCGGGTCTATGTCATGCAGTTCGGCAAGATCGTCGAGCATGGCCCGTGCGCTGAAGTGTTCGACAATCCGCAATCAGCCTATACCCGCACGCTGCTCGATGCCATTCCGCTGCCGGAAATCGATCCGGACTGGCTGGACCGGGTGGCCGTCGACGAGGCATAA
- a CDS encoding HpcH/HpaI aldolase family protein — protein MSGFRQNCTAFDGVIGTFSAIPHPVAVEITAAAAPDFICIDCEHAQIGRERVEDMIRAADLHRVPAMVRVPGHAPEAIASALDAGAAGVLVPRVSNADEARAAVAASRFPPAGRRGVGPGRAAGYGYRIAETLKSANETVVLAIQIETAEGLANIEEIAAVEGIDVIFIGPGDLSVTIDAMGPANADRLNAAIRRIADAARAAGKAVGLFRPDGSDVATWEKAGISFYIIGSDAMMLSAGLAAGLKQARSET, from the coding sequence ATGAGCGGCTTTCGCCAGAACTGCACCGCATTCGACGGCGTGATCGGAACCTTTTCGGCAATCCCTCATCCGGTGGCCGTCGAGATCACGGCTGCGGCCGCGCCGGATTTCATCTGCATCGACTGCGAGCATGCCCAGATCGGGCGCGAACGGGTGGAGGACATGATCCGCGCCGCCGACCTTCACCGCGTACCGGCGATGGTGCGGGTGCCGGGCCACGCGCCGGAGGCGATCGCCAGCGCGCTCGACGCCGGCGCGGCTGGCGTTCTGGTGCCGCGCGTTTCCAACGCCGACGAAGCGCGCGCCGCCGTTGCCGCAAGCCGGTTTCCGCCAGCGGGCCGGCGCGGGGTCGGGCCGGGACGGGCGGCGGGCTATGGCTACCGCATTGCCGAGACCCTGAAATCCGCAAACGAGACCGTCGTGCTCGCGATCCAGATCGAGACCGCCGAAGGGCTGGCGAACATCGAGGAAATCGCGGCGGTCGAGGGGATCGACGTGATCTTCATCGGCCCCGGCGACCTGTCGGTCACGATCGACGCCATGGGCCCCGCAAACGCCGACAGGCTCAATGCCGCGATCCGCCGGATCGCCGACGCCGCGCGCGCCGCCGGCAAGGCGGTCGGCCTGTTCCGTCCGGACGGCTCCGATGTCGCGACATGGGAAAAGGCCGGGATCAGCTTCTATATCATCGGCTCGGACGCGATGATGCTTTCCGCCGGCCTTGCCGCCGGGCTGAAACAGGCGCGTTCGGAAACCTGA
- a CDS encoding ArsR/SmtB family transcription factor, whose protein sequence is MDTDTVFKALADPTRRKLLDLLCERNGQTLGQLCENLDMTRQSATQHLGLLEKANLVTSVRRGRERLHFINPVPLYEVYERWVRKFEHQRLNLLHDLKRELEGDSK, encoded by the coding sequence ATGGATACCGATACCGTTTTCAAGGCGCTGGCCGATCCGACACGCCGCAAGCTGCTCGACCTTCTGTGCGAGCGGAACGGACAGACCCTCGGCCAGCTCTGCGAAAACCTCGACATGACCCGCCAGTCGGCCACCCAGCATCTCGGCCTTCTGGAAAAGGCCAATCTCGTCACCAGCGTCCGGCGCGGACGGGAGCGGCTGCATTTCATCAATCCGGTACCGCTCTACGAAGTCTACGAGCGGTGGGTGCGCAAGTTTGAACATCAAAGGCTCAACCTGCTGCACGACCTCAAGAGAGAGCTCGAAGGAGACAGCAAATGA
- a CDS encoding SRPBCC family protein → MTDATIRETTQFVYVTYIASTPEKVFEAIIKPEVARRYWGHENVSDWRPGSRWQHVRADDARTVQLVGEVIESSPPSRLVISWANESEAADPAAYSRVSFDIEPYDDMVRLTVTHDDLVVGSGMANGVTKGWPIVLSSMKSYLETGRGLDVFAKPKAA, encoded by the coding sequence ATGACAGATGCAACGATCAGGGAAACGACCCAGTTCGTCTACGTGACCTACATTGCCTCGACGCCTGAAAAAGTATTCGAGGCCATTATCAAGCCGGAGGTGGCGCGCCGCTACTGGGGCCACGAAAACGTGTCCGACTGGCGTCCGGGCTCGCGCTGGCAGCATGTCCGCGCCGATGACGCCCGCACCGTCCAGCTCGTCGGCGAGGTGATCGAGAGCAGCCCGCCCTCGCGGCTCGTCATAAGCTGGGCCAATGAATCGGAGGCCGCGGACCCGGCAGCCTATAGCCGCGTGAGTTTCGACATCGAGCCCTATGACGACATGGTGCGGCTCACCGTGACCCACGACGATCTTGTGGTCGGCAGCGGCATGGCGAACGGCGTCACCAAGGGCTGGCCGATCGTGCTGTCCAGCATGAAATCCTATCTCGAAACCGGCCGCGGCCTCGACGTTTTCGCCAAGCCCAAGGCGGCCTGA